From Juglans regia cultivar Chandler chromosome 8, Walnut 2.0, whole genome shotgun sequence, the proteins below share one genomic window:
- the LOC108983369 gene encoding malate dehydrogenase, glyoxysomal-like, translating to MQPTSDVNQRVARISAHLHPPSFQMGETSGLRAANCRGKAGKHGFKVAILGAAGGIGQPLALLMKINPLVSVLHLYDVVNTPGVAADISHMDTGAVVRGFLGPQQLDNALSGMDLVIIPAGVPRKPGMTRDDLFKINAGIVKTICEGIARCCPNAIVNLISNPVNSTVPIAAEVFKQAGTFDPKRLLGVTMLDVVRANTFVAEVLGLDPREVDVPVVGGHSGVTILPLLSQVKPPSSFTLKEIDSLTDRIQNGGTEVVEAKAGTGSATLSMAYAAVKFADACLRGLRGDLGVVECAFVASTVTELPFFASKVRLGRSGAEEIYPLGPLNEYESAGLEKAKKELSASIQKGVSFIRK from the exons ATGCAGCCCACTTCAGATGTTAACCAACGCGTCGCAAGAATCTCTGCACATCTCCATCCTCCTAGTTTCCAG ATGGGGGAGACTTCGGGCTTGAGAGCAGCGAATTGCCGGGGGAAAGCTGGGAAACACGGATTCAAGGTGGCCATTTTGGGTGCTGCGGGGGGCATTGGACAGCCTCTAGCGCTGTTGATGAAGATTAATCCATTGGTTTCTGTTCTTCATCTGTATGATGTTGTCAACACTCCTGGTGTTGCGGCTGATATCAGTCACATGGACACTGGTGCTGTG GTGCGTGGGTTTTTGGGGCCACAGCAGCTGGACAATGCCCTTTCTGGCATGGACCTAGTTATCATCCCTGCAGGAGTGCCCCGCAAACCAGGAATGACAAGGGATGATCTGTTCAAAATCAATGCTGGAATCGTTAAGACAATTTGTGAAGGAATTGCTAGATGCTGCCCAAATGCTATTGTCAACTTGATCAGTAATCCTGTTAACTCTACAGTACCAATTGCGGCAGAAGTTTTCAAGCAAGCAGGCACTTTTGACCCAAAGCGACTCTTGGGTGTCACAATGCTTGACGTTGTTAGAGCTAATACTTTTGTG GCAGAAGTTCTAGGTCTTGATCCTAGAGAAGTTGATGTTCCAGTTGTTGGGGGTCACTCCGGAGTTACAATTTTACCTCTTCTATCTCAG GTTAAGCCTCCCAGCTCTTTTACCCTGAAAGAGATTGACTCTCTGACAGATCGCATTCAAAATGGTGGAACAGAAGTTGTTGAG GCAAAAGCTGGAACTGGTTCTGCAACACTATCAATG GCATATGCTGCTGTAAAATTTGCAGATGCATGCCTTAGGGGCTTGAGAGGAGATTTGGGTGTTGTCGAATGTGCCTTCGTGGCTTCTACG GTGACGGAGCTTCCTTTCTTTGCATCCAAGGTAAGGCTTGGCCGTTCTGGAGCTGAGGAAATATATCCTCTTGGCCCTCTGAATGAGTACGAGAG CGCTGGCTTGGAGAAGGCAAAGAAGGAGTTGTCAGCAAGCATCCAGAAGGGAGTTTCTTTCATCAGAAAATGA